In one window of Ferriphaselus amnicola DNA:
- a CDS encoding histidinol-phosphatase, whose translation MNLALFDLDNTLLDGDSDFEWSQFLISIGVLDRELFEAKNLHFYEQYKAGTLDIHEFLDFQLKPLSRHSRHVLDGWHQQFMRDKIMPMITPQARTLVAKHRDAGDVCVIITATNSFVTAPIAQEFGIEYLIATEPEQKEGEFTGGVAGVPSFREGKITRLEQWLAESGWTWASFDRSTFYSDSLNDLPLLAKVQTPVAVKPDATLRTYAEQAGWPVLEW comes from the coding sequence GTGAATCTTGCCCTATTTGATCTAGATAACACGCTACTGGATGGCGATAGCGACTTCGAATGGTCGCAATTTCTCATTTCTATCGGCGTACTCGACCGCGAATTGTTCGAGGCGAAGAATCTGCACTTCTATGAACAGTACAAGGCGGGCACGCTGGACATCCACGAGTTTCTCGACTTTCAGCTGAAGCCGCTGTCACGTCATTCGCGCCATGTGCTCGATGGCTGGCATCAGCAATTCATGCGCGACAAGATCATGCCCATGATCACGCCGCAGGCTCGAACTTTAGTTGCCAAGCACCGCGATGCGGGCGATGTGTGCGTCATTATCACGGCGACGAATAGCTTCGTCACCGCGCCCATTGCGCAGGAGTTCGGCATCGAATACCTGATCGCAACCGAACCGGAGCAGAAGGAGGGTGAATTCACTGGCGGTGTGGCGGGCGTACCCAGTTTTCGCGAAGGCAAGATCACCCGGCTGGAGCAATGGTTGGCGGAGAGCGGCTGGACTTGGGCAAGTTTCGACCGATCTACGTTCTACAGCGATTCCTTGAACGACTTGCCTTTGTTGGCCAAGGTGCAAACGCCTGTAGCGGTGAAGCCTGACGCTACGCTACGTACCTATGCCGAACAGGCGGGGTGGCCAGTTCTGGAGTGGTAA
- a CDS encoding type IV pilus assembly protein FimV, which yields MDSVQSQHTAQMQRRTARAFVLRFTSPLALSLALALPCIAQAVSIGDIVLQSHLGEPLKARVSLSLASNETVDEGCLTLIAPSAEQGNPDEFITQASLSLQQDKDRSVVLIQGNQPINKAYVRLQLQVRCPGQGSISRTFTALPSLESSPSAETPAEPSLIQSPTLGTAIPIKTRSAAKDTAPSSPKARRSKRVKTNQTAQAKDDRSAPISRKAPEIGEFHLRLSTDVIDTSRVGKLSEADRNKLLAQQRLLDQDDQTANFLALQHQVMQLQEELKLVRVQMGQAVSEPAQATSMESAQPAAQSQPAAVPTAKPTPVKATTPPPVIEPESDLMSNLALALGAILLILVGLRQYNKRMKAQWTGESIVQDSDEPTLPLAPANLTPVAVSQDVAPVTSSAEVVVTPAAVVAPEPIIAVAPPVKPAEPPQESDWVVEEAELYAVHGHPELAIQILEKLLDQSPDKPQAWLLLLSILSSLDRHEEFESAARRFAATDSNRTYWKEVQALGQRIDKDNPLYFGEISEVHEPVPLHKPNHRPLGAILLDTGALTEEVLMGVLAQFNPKRDGRIGAFLIQHGLISNEQLETALQIQRVERAAESA from the coding sequence ATGGATTCCGTTCAAAGTCAGCACACCGCTCAGATGCAGCGCCGCACGGCGCGCGCCTTCGTGCTTCGTTTCACCTCGCCGCTCGCGCTGTCGTTGGCATTAGCACTTCCGTGTATCGCTCAAGCCGTCAGCATCGGCGACATCGTATTACAAAGTCACTTAGGGGAACCACTCAAGGCCAGAGTCTCACTCTCTCTTGCCAGCAACGAGACTGTAGATGAAGGCTGCCTCACGCTGATCGCCCCCAGCGCCGAGCAAGGTAATCCTGACGAATTCATCACTCAGGCCAGCTTGTCATTGCAGCAAGACAAAGACCGCTCAGTCGTGCTCATCCAAGGCAATCAACCGATCAACAAGGCTTACGTTCGTTTGCAGTTACAAGTCCGCTGCCCCGGACAAGGTAGCATCAGCCGCACGTTCACTGCGCTCCCCAGTTTGGAGTCGTCCCCCAGCGCGGAAACCCCTGCCGAACCCAGCCTGATCCAAAGCCCGACCCTAGGCACAGCGATTCCGATCAAAACTCGCAGCGCCGCCAAAGACACCGCACCGAGTTCACCGAAAGCGCGTCGCAGCAAACGAGTGAAAACCAACCAGACTGCGCAAGCCAAAGATGATCGCTCTGCGCCGATCTCGCGCAAAGCTCCCGAGATCGGCGAATTCCATCTGCGCTTATCCACCGATGTGATCGACACCTCGCGCGTCGGCAAGCTGAGTGAAGCCGATCGCAACAAACTGCTCGCTCAACAACGCCTGCTGGATCAGGATGATCAGACGGCTAATTTCCTTGCCTTGCAGCATCAGGTCATGCAATTGCAGGAAGAGCTTAAGCTGGTGCGCGTCCAGATGGGGCAAGCAGTGAGCGAACCCGCTCAAGCGACCTCGATGGAGTCAGCTCAGCCTGCCGCTCAGTCGCAACCCGCAGCGGTACCGACGGCAAAACCCACGCCAGTCAAGGCGACCACACCGCCCCCGGTGATCGAGCCAGAGTCTGACTTGATGAGCAATCTAGCCTTGGCTTTGGGTGCCATTCTGTTGATCCTAGTCGGCCTGCGCCAGTACAATAAACGCATGAAAGCCCAATGGACGGGCGAAAGCATCGTGCAAGACAGCGATGAGCCGACCCTACCACTTGCTCCAGCCAATCTGACCCCAGTTGCTGTCTCCCAAGATGTCGCGCCAGTCACATCCAGCGCAGAAGTCGTAGTAACGCCCGCTGCCGTCGTAGCTCCCGAGCCCATCATCGCCGTAGCGCCTCCCGTCAAACCAGCGGAGCCACCCCAAGAATCCGATTGGGTGGTTGAAGAGGCTGAGCTGTACGCCGTTCACGGCCATCCCGAGCTGGCCATCCAAATCCTAGAGAAACTATTGGATCAATCGCCCGACAAGCCGCAGGCTTGGTTGCTACTGCTATCCATCCTTAGCTCACTGGATCGGCACGAAGAGTTTGAAAGCGCCGCTCGCCGCTTCGCCGCGACTGATAGCAACCGCACCTACTGGAAAGAAGTGCAAGCGCTCGGCCAGCGCATCGACAAAGACAATCCCCTGTATTTCGGCGAGATCAGTGAAGTCCACGAACCCGTGCCGCTGCACAAACCCAACCACCGCCCATTGGGTGCGATCTTGCTGGATACCGGCGCGCTCACCGAAGAAGTGTTGATGGGCGTTTTGGCGCAGTTCAACCCCAAACGCGATGGTCGCATCGGCGCGTTCCTGATCCAGCATGGCTTGATCAGCAACGAGCAGTTGGAAACGGCCTTGCAGATTCAGCGCGTGGAACGCGCGGCAGAGTCAGCCTAA
- the hda gene encoding DnaA regulatory inactivator Hda, protein MNQLLLGIAPDWVPTLDNFVSGHNVELLERLRHALLGEGERSIYLWGEAGSGKSHLLRALVVAAQELGLSAEYAVANVPVVADVIAVDDVHTLDGEAQIALFALYNQMRDSGGLLLVSGTMAAMQLGLRDDLRTRLGWGLVYEVHCLSDEEKAQALQRHAYARGLELPSEVIQYLLRHGRRDLPALLTTLDALDELCLRLKRWPSVPLLREVMQTASQADLPFNTD, encoded by the coding sequence ATGAACCAATTACTGCTGGGGATCGCACCCGACTGGGTGCCGACGTTGGACAATTTCGTGTCCGGCCACAATGTCGAATTGTTGGAACGTCTGCGACATGCGCTGCTGGGCGAAGGTGAGCGCAGCATCTACCTGTGGGGCGAGGCGGGCAGCGGCAAATCCCATCTGTTGCGGGCGTTGGTGGTCGCGGCGCAGGAACTGGGGCTGAGCGCGGAATACGCTGTGGCGAACGTCCCCGTGGTAGCCGATGTGATCGCAGTCGATGACGTGCATACGCTGGATGGCGAGGCGCAGATCGCGCTGTTCGCTTTGTATAACCAGATGCGCGATAGCGGCGGACTGTTGCTGGTGAGCGGTACGATGGCGGCGATGCAACTCGGATTGCGCGATGATCTGCGCACGCGGCTTGGCTGGGGCTTGGTCTATGAGGTTCACTGTTTGAGCGACGAGGAAAAGGCGCAAGCGCTGCAACGTCATGCCTATGCGCGCGGGCTGGAATTGCCGTCGGAAGTCATCCAATACTTGTTGCGTCACGGACGGCGCGATCTTCCTGCTTTGCTGACGACGCTCGATGCGCTGGATGAGCTTTGCTTGCGTCTGAAGCGCTGGCCTTCGGTGCCTTTGCTGAGAGAGGTTATGCAAACGGCAAGTCAGGCCGACTTGCCGTTCAACACTGATTAG
- a CDS encoding AI-2E family transporter produces MTPQRFAALQWLAFLLAALTLLYLLSPILTPFVAATILAYICNPLVARLCRWGCSRTLATIAVMLGLVALVAGLLLIILPLLQQESALLVEQVPGWYEQLRQRWLPQLQQLLGDDASAAGLRSWLMAHWQNAGGVAGKLLPWLGGSSAALFALLMNLLLIPVVLFYLLRDWEALLGKLSELVPMRHKALVSRVTLEIDGVLAEFLRGQLSVMALMSAYYVLALSLTGLEFSLPIGLLAGMLVFVPYLGMVAGLALATLAAVMQFDEFTRVFLVWAAFGLGQLLEGVVVTPWLVGERIGLHPLAVIFALLAFGQLFGFFGVLLALPLSAVLLVGLRHARDGYLSSTLYRD; encoded by the coding sequence ATGACCCCGCAACGCTTCGCTGCACTGCAATGGCTGGCCTTTCTTCTGGCTGCGCTGACGCTGCTCTACCTGCTAAGCCCCATCCTCACGCCGTTTGTCGCGGCAACCATCCTCGCTTACATCTGCAATCCGCTGGTGGCGCGGCTGTGCCGCTGGGGGTGCTCGCGCACGCTGGCGACGATCGCGGTGATGCTGGGTTTGGTCGCACTGGTGGCCGGGTTGCTGCTGATCATCTTGCCGCTGTTGCAGCAGGAATCGGCGCTGCTGGTGGAGCAGGTGCCGGGTTGGTACGAGCAGCTGCGCCAGCGCTGGTTGCCGCAGTTGCAACAGTTGTTGGGCGACGATGCCAGCGCCGCTGGCTTACGCAGTTGGCTGATGGCGCACTGGCAGAACGCAGGCGGCGTGGCGGGTAAGCTACTGCCTTGGCTGGGCGGCAGCAGTGCAGCGCTGTTCGCTTTGTTGATGAATCTGCTGCTGATCCCAGTGGTGCTGTTTTACTTGCTGCGCGACTGGGAAGCGTTGCTAGGCAAGCTGAGCGAGTTAGTGCCTATGCGCCATAAGGCGTTAGTGAGCCGTGTCACGCTTGAGATCGACGGTGTGCTGGCTGAATTCCTGCGCGGCCAGCTCTCGGTGATGGCGCTGATGTCGGCCTATTACGTGCTCGCTCTGAGTTTGACCGGCCTTGAATTCTCGCTGCCCATCGGTCTGCTGGCCGGAATGCTGGTGTTCGTGCCCTACCTTGGCATGGTTGCGGGGCTGGCGCTGGCAACCTTGGCGGCAGTGATGCAGTTCGACGAATTCACCCGCGTGTTCCTCGTGTGGGCGGCGTTCGGCCTCGGCCAGTTGCTGGAAGGCGTGGTGGTCACGCCCTGGTTGGTGGGCGAGCGCATCGGCCTGCATCCGCTGGCGGTGATCTTCGCTCTGCTGGCGTTCGGCCAGTTGTTCGGCTTCTTCGGCGTGCTGCTGGCGCTGCCGCTCTCCGCCGTGTTGCTGGTCGGCTTGCGCCATGCGCGCGATGGCTATCTTTCCAGCACCTTGTATCGGGACTGA
- the purM gene encoding phosphoribosylformylglycinamidine cyclo-ligase, with protein MNQNASLSYRDAGVDIDAGDQLVENIKPYAKRTMRPEVLSGIGGFGGLVEISKKYKEPVLVSGTDGVGTKLKLAFELNRHDTVGIDLVAMSVNDILVQGAEPLFFLDYFACGKLDVAAATEVIKGIAKGCEDSGCALIGGETAEMPGMYPVGEYDLAGFAVGVVEKSKIITGDTIVPGDVVLGLASNGAHSNGYSLVRKIIERSAPDLDAAFDGKRSLADCIMAPTRLYVKPLLALMQAINVKGMAHITGGGITENVPRVLPANVVAEIDAASWQMPKLFRWLQEGGNVEAQEMYRTFNCGIGMVVVVAAADADAAVSQLQAAGETVSKIGVIRARNGEEHQTQVK; from the coding sequence TTGAACCAGAACGCCTCCCTATCCTACCGCGACGCCGGTGTTGACATCGACGCCGGTGACCAGCTGGTCGAAAACATCAAACCTTACGCCAAACGCACCATGCGTCCCGAAGTCCTGAGCGGCATCGGCGGCTTCGGCGGACTGGTCGAAATCTCCAAAAAGTACAAAGAGCCAGTGCTAGTTTCCGGCACCGATGGCGTGGGCACCAAGCTGAAGCTAGCCTTCGAACTCAACCGCCATGACACCGTCGGCATCGACCTCGTCGCCATGAGCGTGAACGATATTCTGGTGCAAGGCGCTGAGCCGCTGTTCTTCCTCGACTACTTCGCCTGCGGCAAGCTGGACGTAGCTGCCGCAACGGAAGTCATCAAGGGCATCGCCAAAGGCTGTGAGGATTCCGGCTGTGCGCTGATCGGCGGCGAAACCGCCGAAATGCCCGGCATGTACCCCGTGGGCGAATACGACCTCGCTGGCTTCGCCGTCGGCGTGGTGGAAAAGAGTAAGATCATCACCGGCGACACCATCGTCCCTGGCGACGTGGTGCTGGGCCTGGCCTCCAACGGCGCACACTCCAACGGCTACTCGCTGGTCCGCAAGATCATCGAACGCTCCGCGCCTGATCTGGACGCGGCATTCGACGGCAAACGTAGCTTGGCCGACTGCATCATGGCGCCCACCCGTTTGTACGTGAAACCGCTGTTGGCGCTGATGCAAGCGATCAACGTCAAAGGCATGGCCCACATCACCGGCGGCGGCATCACCGAGAACGTCCCGCGCGTGTTGCCCGCCAACGTCGTCGCTGAAATCGATGCTGCTAGCTGGCAAATGCCCAAACTGTTCCGCTGGTTACAAGAAGGCGGCAACGTCGAAGCCCAAGAGATGTACCGCACCTTCAACTGCGGCATCGGCATGGTAGTCGTGGTCGCAGCAGCGGATGCCGACGCGGCGGTCAGCCAGTTGCAAGCAGCGGGCGAGACGGTGAGCAAGATCGGCGTGATTCGTGCAAGGAATGGCGAAGAGCATCAGACGCAGGTGAAGTGA